The DNA region TCATGTCTTGTTGTTgcttttttgaaacaaaatgtTTCACTTTAAATTTTCTCTCAAGTTTTCGTTCTAACTTTTGACACTTCATGGCATATCTCTTTGATTCCTAAGGTGTTTTTGGGCGGTGTGCCTTGGGACATAAGCGAAGAGAACCTCTTTcaggatttcaatttttttcttctacATTTTTTAAGGGGAGCAGACCAAAAAATAACTCCATAAGCCGTAATGTTAACATATGTACCTTTCACTATAGATCTATCCAACCGATCAACGTGATATTTTGAACACTGAATAAAATGACCTTTTTACATATTTAGCACAAGCTTTTCagttttcaaccattttttcacTACATATGATTTTTTTTGGATGACTGCTCGAAAACACagtattgaattacaaaaaggcatataaaattggatttaaacattatttctaaattacCTCTCGCTAAAGTGTTCATAATAGTGCTAAGAAGTACTGTACAAAATTTTAGACGTCTGCCTCAAAGGGTTCCTGATAAAAAGGTACATATATGTTAACATTACGGCTTATGGAGTTATTTTTTGGTCTGCTCCCATTAAACAAATAGGTTACACTTTTCAACTATACTTTTGACATTTTTTATGACATACTTTCACTCataattttcacatttttcatgACATTTTCCATTGTTTTTGAAGGTGTTTTTGGGCGGCGTGCCTTGGGACATCACCGAAGAGAATCTGATTGAGGACCTGAGCCCGTTTGGGCGTGTGAGTGTGCAGTGGCCTAGCAGTCAGACTGGCAGGGGAGCCTCGCTGCAAGATCAGAGCCAGGCGCTGAGCTTGGTGGCTGACAGGAAGGATGGTCACAAGAAAGGATACGTCTATGTGATTTTTGAAGC from Nilaparvata lugens isolate BPH unplaced genomic scaffold, ASM1435652v1 scaffold9242, whole genome shotgun sequence includes:
- the LOC120349303 gene encoding cytoplasmic polyadenylation element-binding protein 1-B-like, whose product is MAAANEQALFEEAARYHRSASIRQIDCPCYDGDFPIREYNNPTYSVKVFLGGVPWDITEENLIEDLSPFGRVSVQWPSSQTGRGASLQDQSQALSLVADRKDGHKKGYVYVIFEADAQ